One genomic region from Lynx canadensis isolate LIC74 chromosome E1, mLynCan4.pri.v2, whole genome shotgun sequence encodes:
- the TXNDC17 gene encoding thioredoxin domain-containing protein 17 — protein sequence MAGYEVVSVSGFEEFSRAVEQHHGKTIFAYFTGSKDAGGKSWCPDCVQAEPVVREGLKHVSEGCVFIYCQVGEKPYWKDPNNEFRKNLKITAVPTLLKYGTPQKLVESECLQANLVEMLFSED from the exons ATGGCCGGCTACGAGGTGGTGAGCGTGTCCGGCTTCGAGGAGTTCAGCCGGGCGGTGGAGCAGCACCACGGCAAGACCATCTTCGCCTACTTTACCGGCTCCAAGGACGCCGGCGGGAAGAGCTGGTGCCCCGACTGCGTGCAGG CGGAGCCAGTCGTGCGAGAGGGGCTGAAGCACGTCAGTGAAGGATGTGTGTTCATCTACTGCCAAGTGGGAGAGAAACCTTA TTGGAAAGATCCAAATAACGAGTTcagaaaaaacctgaaaataactGCGGTGCCTACACTCCTTAAATACGGAACA CCTCAAAAACTGGTGGAATCCGAGTGTCTCCAGGCCAACCTCGTGGAGATGTTGTTCTCCGAAGATTAA
- the LOC115501265 gene encoding collagen alpha-1(I) chain-like: MGGGCPPRRRAAPGPLGGSGALTPRRAPGQVGSGRGRGDSGKPRPDSWARGTGAPEPRPAPPLLRSSGGRGRARACVCAAAPAAGGGRGAERGGAGGPAAMSGAAGRCVGPSRPGRGRGRPWGKRGAAGAPRGRGAGRRATTSAWNTRCVSAERLRDCRRPRGRRAEADAAGAAGADGPEASETPGAAGSAEAAGDPGAVWVDGAVGEPQVVGPVGSVWVTGTGGEEDGAPYRSPRGCERKGRPGSMGHESILELWLKVQAMRAAAGCGEGSRVELHPVPAGEGPVDRGVPGRASWVETSRGGLTGPWVKGQARAMPRAAGVSTGVGPGAGCERVPGLCGRGQAAGLLPGGVPGMVPYLLGRGLAAGWPAPVDRERGWGSAPGPWGRGQSLQVPGAPGPETVCGDTPGSWRGGQASRVLPDAVGAPGGVEEAASCAGTLGAWRNGQAVEGMGSGGAPGTWGTGQPVGVPCAVEEEARCGADPGFRERGQAVWVETGSGGDPGSWAGAHAAEACGPAELQVGPGGAPGLWSVEQGLGVPAALGRETGCGSIPGVWGTQQPVGAAVAGPGAPGGQAGYGAAPGLWDGQRALGAPGVVAGDTGCGGVVSLWDGRQALGEQEALPPAALGAPGPAGREAGPRDVSCLCRRRQAEGLPGAAVLPRHRCGPGGFARAPAAVPAAVWVSGSTCQDGGSRGGLSLCDGVSAALLPVAPEGPWSAGETAASAAFPGPWERRGQAIGGPEAPGLAGQETGPGGVPRPWGRRPSAGASAAAPVPVAPRTPRPVREESTPGGVAGLWGERDTVQAPVDARGPSRVGLPPSAGMPGPTGERLGPGGPSGSLGGGQAAEMLGAEGVPTAAGAPGPMMANASCGDVSGVWGQRPVTEGPVDGLWRRRASGPVPEAARVPLPLGVLAAVGVPAAGRVPAVVWVTGCAGEEAAEAAAGLPASRTPSAEGAGASWGEAGGRQAVGAPLAHGCGTRSWSCPRPPGEESHCENVPAASGTRGPVPPVAGQETGIGHFRGHPQQSGGAQAGGASAGSRCSDPEASPGAGRLCPAELARGVSTPPFAEWLGFAHADCEQKAAWFPWQSRFWSNASLVALEEDSKREDAFVEDPGRYLPGAPAGQREAAAGLLQSDDR, translated from the exons ATGGGCGGCGGCTGCCCGCCCCGCCGCCGTGCAGCCCCGGGACCCCTAGGCGGCTCGGGAGCCCTAACG CCGCGCCGCGCCCCAGGCCAGGTGGGctcgggccggggccggggggaCTCTGGGAAGCCGCGCCCGGACTCGTGGGCCCGGGGGACAGGAGCCCCTGAGCCGCGGCCGGCCCCGCCGCTCCTGCGGAGCTCGGGGGGCCGGGGCCgagcgcgtgcgtgcgtgtgtgcggcGGCcccggcggcgggcggcgggcggggggccgAGCGGGGCGGCGCGGGCGGGCCTGCAGCCATGAGCGGGGCGGCGGGCCGCTGCGTGGGGCCCAGCCGGCCGGGGCGCGGGCGCGGGAGGCCGTGGGGGAAGAGGGGCGCCGCGGGGGCGCCGCGCGGCCGGGGAGCGGGGCGCCGGGCGACGACCTCGGCGTGGAACACGCGCTGCGTGAGCGCAGAGAGGCTGCGAGACTGTCGGCGGCCCCGGGGGAGGAGAGCGGAGGCCGACGcggccggggcggcgggggccgACGGGCCGGAGGCCTCGGAGACCCCCGGCGCCGCAGGCTCGGCGGAGGCCGCGGGGGACCCGGGCGCCGTGTGGGTGGACGGCGCGGTGGGGGAGCCCCAGGTGGTGGGGCCTGTCGGGTCGGTGTGGGTGACGGGCACCGGCGGGGAGGAGGACGGGGCGCCTTACCGGAGCCCCCGGGGCTGTGAGCGGAAAGGCCGCCCGGGATCCATGGGGCACGAGAGCATCCTGGAGCTGTGGCTGAAGGTGCAGGCTATGCGGGCGGCGGCGGGGTGcggggagggaagcagagtggAGCTCCACCCGGTGCCCGCGGGAGAGGGCCCGGTTGACAGGGGCGTCCCCggcagggcctcctgggtggaGACGAGCCGGGGTGGTCTCACGGGGCCCTGGGTGAAGGGACAGGCTCGGGCAATGCCCCGGGCCGCGGGAGTGTCCACGGGCGTTGGGCCCGGGGCGGGTTGTGAGAGGGTCCCAGGCCTGTGCGGGCGGGGACAGGCGGCTGGCCTGCTGCCTGGGGGTGTGCCTGGGATGGTGCCCTACCTGCTGGGGAGAGGACTGGCCGCGGGGTGGCCCGCGCCTGTggacagggagaggggctgggggagtgCCCCTGGTCCGTGGGGCAGAGGGCAGTCCCTGCAGGTGCCGGGGGCTCCTGGCCCAGAGACCGTCTGTGGGGACACCCCGGGCTCATGGAGAGGGGGGCAGGCTTCGAGGGTGCTGCCTGATGCTGTGGGGGCGCCCGGCGGGGTGGAGGAGGCAGCCAGCTGTGCAGGTACCCTGGGCGCGTGGCGGAACGGACAGGCCGTGGAGGGGATGGGGTCTGGGGGTGCCCCTGGCACGTGGGGCACTGGACAGCCCGTGGGGGTGCCTTGCGCTGTTGAAGAGGAAGCTAGATGTGGGGCTGACCCAGGATTCAGGGAACGGGGGCAGGCTGTGTGGGTAGAGACCGGCTCTGGAGGGGACCCGGGTTCCTGGGCAGGCGCACACGCCGCAGAGGCATGCGGTCCTGCCGAGCTGCAGGTGGGCCCTGGAGGCGCTCCAGGCCTGTGGAGTGTGGAGCAGGGCCTGGGGGTGCCCGCGGCCCTGGGGAGGGAGACGGGCTGCGGGAGCATCCCTGGTGTGTGGGGGACCCAGCAGCCGGTGGGGGCAGCGGTGGCGGGACCAGGGGCCCCGGGAGGACAGGCGGGTTACGGGGCTGCCCCAGGCCTGTGGGACGGGCAGCGGGCCCTGGGGGCGCCGGGGGTGGTTGCGGGGGACACAGGCTGTGGGGGTGTTGTGAGCCTGTGGGACGGGAGGCAGGCTCTGGGGGAGCAGGAGGCCCTGCCGCCCGCAGCGTTGGGGGCACCCGGGCCTGCGGGTCGAGAGGCCGGCCCCAGGGACGTGTCTTGTCTGTGCagaaggagacaggcagaggggcTGCCTGGGGCCGCAGTCCTGCCCAGGCACAGGTGCGGCCCGGGGGGGTTCGCGAGGGCGCCCGCGGCCGTGCCCGCCGCCGTGTGGGTGTCCGGCTCCACGTGCCAGGACGGCGGCTCTCGAGGGGGCTTGAGCCTGTGCGACGGCGTCTCTGCTGCCCTGTTACCCGTGGCTCCCGAGGGGCCGTGGTCTGCGGGGGAGACTGCGGCTTCTGCAGCTTTCCCAGGCccgtgggagaggagggggcaggccATCGGGGGTCCTGAAGCGCCCGGGCTTGCGGGGCAGGAGACGGGCCCTGGGGGTGTGCCGAGACCTTGGGGACGGAGACCGAGTGCAGGGGCGTCTGCCGCTGCCCCGGTGCCCGTGGCTCCCAGGACGCCCCGGCCGGTCCGGGAGGAGTCCACCCCCGGGGGTGTCGCAGGcctgtggggggagagggacacgGTGCAAGCACCCGTAGACGCCAGGGGTCCCTCGCGGGTGGGGCTGCCCCCCAGCGCCGGGATGCCTGGGCCCACGGGGGAGAGGCTGGGCCCGGGGGGCCCCTCCGGCTcgctgggaggggggcaggctgCTGAGATGCTTGGGGCCGAGGGGGTGCCCACGGCGGCGGGGGCCCCCGGGCCGATGATGGCCAACGCCAGCTGTGGGGATGTCTCGGGCGTGTGGGGACAGAGACCGGTGACGGAGGGACCTGTGGATGGCCTGTGGCGGAGAAGAGCCAGCGGGCCGGTCCCTGAGGCTGCCAGGGTGCCCCTGCCTTTGGGGGTGCTCGCGGCTGTGGGGGTGCCCGCAGCGGGGCGCGTGCCTGCCGTGGTGTGGGTGACTGGGTGTGCCGGGGAAGAAGCCGCCGAGGCTGCCGCCGGCCTCCCAGCGTCCAGGACGCCGTCTGCGGAGGGAGCTGGGGCTTcgtggggggaggcgggaggcagACAGGCAGTGGGGGCGCCTCTCGCCCACGGGTGTGGGACCCGGTCCTGGAGCTGCCCGCGGCCCCCAGGGGAAGAGAGCCACTGTGAGAACGTGCCTGCGGCCTCAGGGACAAGAGGCCCTGTGCCCCCGGTTGCAGGGCAGGAGACGGGCATCGGCCATTTCAGAGGTCACCCGCAGCAGAGTGGGGGGGCACAGGCCGGAGGAGCGTCTGCA
- the MED31 gene encoding mediator of RNA polymerase II transcription subunit 31 encodes MAAAVTMETDDAGNRLRFQLELEFVQCLANPNYLNFLAQRGYFKDKAFVNYLKYLLYWKEPEYAKYLKYPQCLHMLELLQYEHFRKELVNAQCAKFIDEQQILHWQHYSRKRMRLQQALAEQQQQNNAAGK; translated from the exons ATGGCCGCGGCCGTCACTATGGAGACGG ATGATGCTGGAAATCGACTTCGGTTTCAGTTGGAGTTGGAATTCGTGCAGTGTTTAGCCAACCCCAATTACCTTAATT TTCTTGCCCAAAGAGGTTACTTCAAAGACAAAGCTTTTGTTAATTATCTTAAGTACTTGCTTTACTGGAAAGAACCAGAATATGCCAAGTATCTAAA GTACCCACAGTGTCTGCACATGCTCGAGCTGCTTCAGTACGAGCACTTCCGCAAGGAGCTGGTGAACGCTCAGTGCGCCAAGTTTATCGACGAGCAGCAgattctgcactggcagcactaTTCCCGGAAGCGGATGCGCCTTCAGCAAGCCCTggcagagcagcagcagcagaataaCGCGGCGGGAAAGTGA